From the genome of Hymenobacter sp. PAMC 26628, one region includes:
- a CDS encoding carboxylesterase/lipase family protein: protein MKVFLAIALLAGTLAATAQPVKNPPTGLQNNQVKVASGPLAGSMAASGIREFKGVPYAAPPVGHRRWQAPQPVEPWTTVRPATQFGPRAMQLPLFGDMNFRSNGVSEDCLYLNVWTGAKSGQERRPVLVYFYGGGFVAGDGSEPRYDGEAMAKRGIVAVTVNYRLGVFGFMAHPELTQESPHHASGNYGLLDQAAALAWVKANIAAFGGDPQHVTIAGESAGSYSVSAQMASPLSKNLMAGAIGESGSLLGLQPLPTLAQAEQTGVAFAAAVGAPTLAALRALPAEQLLAATGKPDAPRFSTNVDGYFLPQSPAAIFTAGQQAHVPLLVGWNSQESGYQGVLGNSPLTAENYQAAVQKLYGERAAGALKLYPAATAEQSATDLASDRFIAYSTWKWADLQTQTGGRPVYRYLYARPRPAMTPEMGDATANLAGGVTKGTGAAAPAPPAKGAVHSAEIEYALGNLPTNKVFAWTPDDYKVSEQMQAYFANFIKNGNPNGAGLPTWPAAKPGAGGQLLRIDVNTRAEADQTRARYLFLEQK, encoded by the coding sequence ATGAAAGTATTTCTTGCCATTGCCCTACTGGCGGGCACATTGGCGGCCACGGCCCAGCCCGTTAAAAACCCGCCCACGGGCCTGCAAAACAACCAAGTGAAAGTGGCCAGCGGCCCGCTGGCTGGCAGCATGGCCGCCAGCGGCATCCGCGAGTTCAAGGGCGTGCCGTACGCGGCGCCCCCGGTGGGGCACCGGCGCTGGCAGGCCCCGCAGCCCGTAGAGCCGTGGACGACCGTGCGGCCGGCCACGCAGTTTGGGCCCCGGGCCATGCAGCTGCCGCTGTTCGGCGACATGAACTTCCGCTCGAATGGCGTGAGCGAGGACTGCCTGTACCTGAACGTGTGGACGGGTGCCAAGTCGGGCCAGGAGCGGCGGCCGGTGCTGGTGTACTTCTACGGCGGTGGCTTCGTGGCTGGCGACGGCTCGGAGCCGCGCTACGACGGCGAGGCCATGGCTAAGCGCGGCATCGTGGCCGTGACGGTGAACTACCGGCTCGGCGTGTTCGGCTTCATGGCCCACCCCGAGCTGACCCAGGAATCGCCCCACCACGCCTCTGGCAACTACGGCCTGCTGGATCAGGCCGCGGCGTTGGCGTGGGTGAAGGCCAACATTGCGGCCTTCGGCGGCGACCCGCAGCACGTCACCATCGCCGGCGAGTCGGCCGGCTCGTATTCGGTGAGCGCCCAAATGGCGTCGCCGTTATCCAAAAACCTGATGGCGGGTGCCATCGGCGAGAGCGGCTCGCTGCTGGGCTTGCAGCCGCTGCCCACGCTGGCCCAGGCCGAGCAAACCGGCGTAGCATTCGCCGCCGCGGTGGGGGCCCCCACGCTGGCGGCCCTACGCGCCCTGCCGGCCGAGCAGCTGCTAGCCGCTACTGGCAAGCCGGACGCCCCCCGCTTTTCGACCAACGTGGACGGCTACTTCCTGCCCCAGTCGCCTGCCGCAATCTTCACCGCCGGCCAGCAGGCGCACGTGCCGCTGCTGGTGGGCTGGAACTCGCAGGAATCGGGTTACCAAGGGGTGCTGGGCAATAGCCCGCTCACCGCGGAGAACTACCAGGCCGCCGTGCAGAAGCTGTACGGCGAGCGCGCCGCCGGGGCCCTAAAGCTCTACCCCGCCGCCACGGCCGAGCAATCGGCCACCGACCTGGCCAGCGACCGGTTCATCGCCTACAGCACCTGGAAATGGGCCGACTTACAAACCCAAACCGGCGGCCGGCCCGTGTACCGCTACCTCTACGCCCGCCCCCGCCCAGCCATGACGCCCGAAATGGGTGATGCAACCGCCAACCTGGCCGGTGGCGTCACCAAGGGTACGGGGGCAGCTGCGCCCGCGCCGCCGGCCAAGGGTGCCGTGCACTCAGCCGAAATTGAGTACGCCTTAGGCAACCTGCCCACCAACAAGGTATTTGCCTGGACGCCGGACGATTACAAAGTATCAGAGCAGATGCAGGCGTACTTCGCCAACTTCATCAAAAACGGTAACCCCAACGGCGCCGGCCTGCCCACCTGGCCCGCCGCCAAGCCGGGCGCCGGCGGGCAGTTGCTGCGCATCGACGTGAATACCCGCGCCGAAGCCGACCAAACCCGGGCGCGCTACCTCTTCCTGGAGCAGAAATAA
- a CDS encoding class I SAM-dependent methyltransferase, with translation MRTCDLCGSSDFKKLPFYYEFEGQKLQGTRCRRCELMFLDPQPTPAQLERLYGKEYFTDRPNYDRTQQEVKFIEDGQKNEALNQLRPDKFTDYVLAHYPDRQFRYLEVGCGPGYTLKSLQALGWTTHGLEISEHAAEFARRELHLPVVTGNIETTEDFHADQFDLAYMGDVLEHLRSPSATLAKFHRILGPGGLLVLALPSVLNLPSVRLGFAAYGALGKERKMDIPPYHLFEFTPNTIRKMLEKNGFEVVDLLNPVKPPKHIRLGGNLMEKVSKLAGQYPTYYLNKLTGRFGDRMFVVAKNLK, from the coding sequence ATGCGTACCTGCGACTTGTGCGGCAGCTCCGATTTCAAAAAGCTGCCTTTCTATTACGAATTTGAGGGCCAAAAGCTGCAAGGCACCCGTTGCCGCCGTTGCGAGCTGATGTTCCTCGACCCGCAGCCCACGCCGGCCCAGCTAGAGCGGCTCTACGGCAAAGAATACTTCACCGACCGGCCCAACTACGACCGGACGCAACAGGAAGTCAAGTTCATCGAGGACGGGCAGAAGAACGAAGCCTTAAACCAACTGCGCCCCGACAAGTTTACCGACTACGTGCTGGCCCACTACCCGGACCGGCAATTCCGGTACCTGGAGGTGGGCTGCGGCCCGGGCTACACCCTCAAAAGCCTGCAAGCCCTGGGCTGGACCACCCACGGCCTCGAAATATCCGAGCACGCGGCCGAATTTGCCCGCCGCGAGCTGCACCTGCCCGTAGTGACCGGCAACATTGAAACCACCGAGGATTTCCACGCCGACCAGTTCGACCTGGCTTACATGGGCGACGTGCTGGAGCACCTGCGCTCGCCCTCGGCCACGCTGGCCAAGTTCCACCGCATTTTGGGCCCCGGCGGGCTGCTGGTGCTGGCCCTGCCCTCGGTGCTGAACCTGCCCTCGGTGCGCCTGGGCTTTGCCGCCTACGGGGCCCTGGGCAAGGAGCGCAAGATGGACATCCCGCCCTACCACTTATTCGAGTTCACGCCCAACACCATCCGCAAGATGTTGGAGAAGAATGGGTTCGAAGTGGTCGATTTGCTGAACCCGGTGAAGCCGCCCAAGCACATCCGCCTGGGCGGCAACCTGATGGAAAAGGTGAGCAAACTGGCCGGCCAGTACCCCACCTACTACCTCAACAAGCTCACCGGCCGCTTCGGCGACCGGATGTTCGTGGTGGCCAAAAACCTGAAATAG